A region from the Dendropsophus ebraccatus isolate aDenEbr1 chromosome 1, aDenEbr1.pat, whole genome shotgun sequence genome encodes:
- the LOC138768098 gene encoding ubiquitin-like protein 5, with product MIEVVCNDSSGKKMQVNCNPEDTIKDLKKLIAAQTGTQWEKIVLKKWYTIFKDHVSLADYGIHDGMSMDLYYQ from the exons ATGATTGAGGTTGTCTGCAATGACAGTTCGGGGAAGAAAATGCAAGTAAATTGCAA TCCAGAGGACACCATCAAAGACCTGAAGAAATTGATAGCTGCTCAAACAGGAACACAGTGGGAGAAGATAGTCCTGAAGAAGTG GTATACAATATTTAAGGACCATGTGTCTCTTGCTGACT ATGGAATTCATGATGGGATGAGCATGGATCTATATTACCAGTAA